The following coding sequences are from one Marinitoga hydrogenitolerans DSM 16785 window:
- a CDS encoding LexA family protein: protein MKNITEKQKKILEYINFYIQIKGYPPSMREIREYFELKSVSTIHAHLKALEKKGYIELSGNSRGIKVLNKKDFGIIEINGEYGEDGKIVLYNKPFYIKCIFGIKLIGSENILNIILKSDFKNYKKNTLLILDRDSNVLGTINIKEVMIDENSYWF from the coding sequence ATGAAAAATATTACCGAAAAGCAAAAGAAAATATTAGAATATATCAATTTTTATATTCAGATAAAAGGTTATCCGCCATCAATGAGAGAAATAAGGGAATATTTTGAATTAAAAAGTGTTTCAACTATACATGCTCATTTGAAGGCGTTAGAAAAAAAAGGTTATATAGAATTATCTGGTAATTCTAGAGGAATTAAGGTTTTGAATAAAAAAGATTTTGGTATTATAGAGATAAATGGTGAATATGGTGAAGATGGAAAAATAGTGTTATATAATAAACCATTTTATATAAAATGTATTTTTGGAATTAAGTTAATAGGTTCAGAGAATATTTTAAATATTATATTAAAAAGTGATTTTAAAAATTATAAGAAAAATACACTATTAATTCTTGATAGAGATTCAAATGTTTTAGGAACAATAAATATAAAAGAGGTGATGATAGATGAAAATAGCTATTGGTTCTGA
- a CDS encoding archease produces MSKELNHSADIMFELKGENIVEITEDLFDAFNKVFNPIVGGMEREYIYNINSKEIDDIIFDIGNYSLNKVYEGLFPSKVEIIQKNLKIYFSKIINLKNNIEIKAVAYPKIIQNENNILLRIIFDI; encoded by the coding sequence ATGAGTAAGGAACTAAATCATTCTGCAGATATAATGTTTGAATTAAAAGGAGAAAATATTGTAGAGATAACAGAAGATTTATTTGATGCATTTAATAAAGTATTTAACCCGATTGTTGGTGGGATGGAGAGAGAATATATATATAATATAAATTCAAAAGAAATAGACGATATAATATTTGATATAGGAAATTATTCTTTAAACAAAGTATATGAAGGTCTATTTCCATCAAAAGTAGAAATAATACAAAAAAATTTAAAAATTTATTTTTCTAAAATAATCAATTTAAAAAATAATATTGAGATAAAAGCTGTAGCATATCCAAAAATAATACAAAATGAAAATAATATTTTATTGAGAATTATTTTTGATATTTAA
- the rpiB gene encoding ribose 5-phosphate isomerase B, with product MKIAIGSDHAAYKMKEHLKKYLENKGIEVIDEGPYSEDRVDYPIYAKKVSEKVANKEVDYGILMCGTGLGMSIAANKVKGIRATLAYYPKMAELARQHNNANVLVLGGRTMGFELAEWTVDTFLNTPFEGGRHEKRINLISEMEENL from the coding sequence ATGAAAATAGCTATTGGTTCTGATCATGCAGCCTATAAAATGAAAGAACATTTAAAAAAATATCTAGAAAATAAAGGGATAGAGGTTATTGATGAAGGGCCTTATTCTGAAGATAGGGTGGACTATCCAATATATGCAAAAAAAGTAAGTGAAAAAGTTGCAAATAAAGAAGTCGATTATGGTATATTAATGTGTGGGACGGGATTAGGTATGTCTATTGCAGCAAACAAAGTCAAAGGAATAAGAGCTACTTTGGCGTATTATCCAAAAATGGCAGAGTTAGCAAGACAACATAATAATGCTAATGTCTTAGTTCTTGGTGGAAGAACTATGGGATTTGAACTTGCAGAATGGACAGTTGATACATTTTTAAATACCCCTTTTGAAGGAGGGAGACACGAAAAAAGGATAAACCTTATTTCCGAAATGGAGGAAAATTTATGA
- a CDS encoding histone deacetylase family protein, whose translation MRVVYDPRHVFYSPKNELNGFNMVENRDKPGRIERIKEIIQLKYGNIIVSSKDFPRSYLYFVHSSDYVSWLKEKQYTLENNQEYFPRVFGYDMCMDTKTPISKNTFEMAWISAKCALTGASLLLEGEDLIYSCSRPPGHHAGINYCGGGSYFNNAALATRYLQKTGDIYVAVLDLDFYAGNGTQDVFYNDNTVLTVSIHGNPSNHYPYISGFEWEIGENEGKGYNVNFALKDDINGRIYLRVLEKALLEIEDFDPDFLIISFGSNTHKDDLTTTFNLEDEDYKDMGEMISYLNIPKLIIQESGFNSQSTEKIIANLFDGLII comes from the coding sequence ATGAGAGTTGTATATGATCCCAGGCATGTTTTTTATTCACCTAAAAATGAATTAAATGGTTTTAATATGGTTGAAAATCGAGATAAACCAGGAAGAATAGAAAGAATAAAGGAAATTATACAATTGAAATATGGAAATATTATAGTTAGCTCGAAAGATTTTCCAAGATCCTATTTGTATTTTGTTCATTCATCAGATTATGTGAGTTGGTTGAAAGAAAAACAGTATACATTAGAAAATAATCAAGAATATTTTCCACGAGTTTTTGGATATGATATGTGTATGGACACTAAGACACCAATTAGCAAGAATACATTTGAAATGGCCTGGATAAGTGCGAAATGCGCTTTAACAGGTGCATCTTTGTTATTGGAAGGAGAAGACCTTATATATTCATGTTCAAGGCCTCCTGGACACCATGCTGGTATTAATTATTGTGGAGGAGGATCTTACTTTAATAATGCAGCTTTAGCAACAAGGTATCTTCAAAAAACTGGAGATATTTATGTAGCCGTTTTAGATTTGGATTTTTATGCAGGAAACGGAACACAAGATGTTTTTTATAATGATAATACAGTTTTAACTGTTAGTATTCATGGTAATCCTTCAAACCATTATCCATATATTTCCGGATTTGAATGGGAAATAGGTGAAAATGAAGGGAAAGGATATAACGTCAACTTTGCTTTAAAAGATGACATTAATGGTCGAATATATTTACGTGTTTTAGAAAAAGCTTTATTGGAAATTGAGGATTTTGATCCCGATTTTCTCATAATTTCTTTTGGTTCTAATACGCATAAAGATGATTTAACAACAACATTTAATCTAGAAGATGAAGATTATAAAGATATGGGAGAGATGATTTCATATTTAAATATCCCTAAATTAATAATTCAAGAAAGTGGTTTTAATTCTCAATCTACTGAAAAAATAATAGCTAATTTATTTGATGGTTTGATAATTTGA